The genomic DNA CTGATCGGATGATTGGTATAGGTTCCGACCAATCGCCGCAGCACTCGCTCCAGCGCGATTAGATGCGCAAACGCAAACGCACTGGCTGCTGGTTTCGCCAAATCTTCTCGGGTCACGACCCCGATACACTGGTTGCTTCGGGTTAGCACTAGCCAGGTTGTGGTGGCAAGCCTTAAAAAAGCATCATTGAGCGAGAGGGTATCCGGGAAGCAATGCTCGTCAGGCAGTGGCTCCATGAAGTCCGCAAGGATCGATTTCTCGGAAGCGGTCGCCAGATGTTCGCGAAAAACTATGGACGGAGCCATGATTCCTTTTACAAACGCCACATCGAAGTCGTTCGCTTTCATCCAGTAGAATTGTTCGAGAGCCGAATCAGCCGGGTCAGCATAGTGGACACCGCGACTCGCAATGTCGATCGCGAGTAACCAGTGCTCAGGAGATCGACCGTAGTCGTATACTGTCATGGATCACTCTTCTCCTTGTGCTGGCACAGCGAATTCAGTTTGATCGTGCGCTCTCGATCGTAGTCTGTCGCAATCTCAATCGCGTCAAGTCCAGGGCAGTTGGATTAGTTCCAAATTATTGCTGAACCCGGACTGAGTCAGGTTCCCGCTGCCCACCAACAACACCAGGTTTTGCTCGCCGACCATCAATCATACCTTCAGCTGAAAGCTACCCCGGCACGGCACCGTGACCGCCATGTACTCCCGAGTCGCCCCCGCGCAATGCAAACGCTTCCGCCGTCGCCCGCTTAAAGCCGTGTTTATCGCAAAGCAGCACGCACCGTTGCAACTTTCGCCGATCAATCAGTGGAAAGACCACCGATTCAAAGAATGTAAAGCTGACCGTGTAGGTGGTCCCCAAGACGTAAAGCGGAGCAAACGATTCGAAAAAATTGGAAAGCTTGGCTTTGGAAATAGACACCTATGCCACGCCTCACACGTCCTTAGGAAATTGAGCACGGACCAGACTTTTCGCATGGTTTAGCATTAGTTCTCGCGGGTTTTCGTCGCGAGCGACAACCTTCAACCGTTCCTGCATTTTCCCTAATAGCTTCATGGATGTGGCGATTGGGTCCAAATCGCTACGCCCCAGTTCGCCGAGCGCTTCGCCGACAATAGAATCGAGTTCATGCTTCGGCCAGGCTTTTTCAACCCGATCTTTCCATTGGCGAATTATCGCAGTCTTGTATTCGTCTTCGTTCAGAAGTCTCAGGAAATTTCGAATGTCATGAAAGGCATCGGTCAGCTGACCGATCAACGTCGCAACACAAACCTCGTAATCGTGGCTTTGCGGCGTCAAACGCCCGACTGTTTTGTCAAACCATTGGCCTGCGATGTCAATTGTTGCTTGATCGGACTTCGAGGCGTACTGTAGCGAATGTTGCAGATAGGTTCTTAAGCGGCCGCTCACAGTTTTGATCTCCGATACTTGATCAGCCTGAACTTGCAGCCCTCCAGCGAGCTTTTCAAAGCTGAGAACATTCGGCCCGCCGCACTCAACCAGCATCATGTACGACCATGAAACTAAGCGGAAGAAGTCAAATTCAGAGCAACCTGAGCCGAGCGGACGTTGAGTAAATGTCTCAGCCCGTTGAGCAAAAAAGGGCGCTCCTATAAAGCTGGTTGTCAATTGATCAATCTGTTCGCGGATGCGAACGAGATCATTCCATCTTTGAATCAGTTCGTCGTGGGGGAGCGCCTTTATCCGGCTGACATTTCGCGGAGCGATGCAACTACGAACAAATTCAACTTCGAGTTCCCGGCCAGAATTCATCTCGCGAAAAATCCGACGCATTACGCTGTCAATTTCACCAATATCTCCTGGCCATGCGTGGTCGAGCAGAAGTTTGACTGACTCGATATTGAGCGAGTCCAATCCTCCGCGGCAAGAACGGGCAGCTAAGTGCAATTCGTAAACCAAGTCACCTATTCGTTGCGTCAATGTCGGATAGCGGAAACCGGTCGTGAAATCGGAGAAAATGCTACGAGTCTCCTCGAATGCAGCACAATCCTGTCCAATCAAGAGAATCTGCTTCTGAGCGAAGGGCAGCCAAGCTCTCAGGTAACGAGTAAGCCGCCGCTGTCCAGCATCGTCGAGATGATGAATGTTCTTGACGACGATCTTCATCTCATCGTGTTCGCAAACGCTCCGATCAATTCCTTTTCCGAACAAGGAGTTGTGGTTGTGCTCGCCGCAACCGTCTTGAAGCACGATTGGGTTAATTGAAGGGAATTCCAATGCATTGATCACAGCCTCGTCGATTCGCCGAGAGTTGCCATAGCGAACAAATAACAGGATCTTGGCTGGATTCGCTGACTGTTCCGCAACCTGCGCCGCCTTCAATTCGTCAACGAATTGCCGGATCTCATCAGACTGTCCGGCAAACGCTCGAAGATGAAGCCACTGAGACTCATCAGCAAGACGTTCCAGCAGCTCGTCAAAATCTGATTGATTCATGGGCTCACGCCTTTCGAGCCGCCGTCACTAACCGAATTGGATCAGCAATCGTTCCCCGGAAATTGAATGCAATGCAAAAATCTTCTAGCGGTCGATTGCTTAGCATGGTTTGAGATTGAAACTCCGTCGGTCGGAAAATAATTTCTCGACGCAACGCAGGAACGTAAACCCATCCCTTATCCGTGTCTTCCGAGACGCGACGAATGGTTCCTTGGCATGGAATCGGCTCACCTCGCTCGTTACCCCAAACGCAGAGACGCACGACTCGGTAACGACCGGCCATCGTTGACCGATCCAAAATCCGAAACTGGTCTTCACTTTCCCGATACTGGCCCGTTTGAAAAAGGGCCCAAGCGTAAAAGAACCTAGCTTTCAAACTCTCCTCGTCAGCAAACGTGATGCGACGATTTAGCCAATAGGCAAAGTGCTCCCATTGAGACTTGCTAAGTGGAACAGAACGTCGCTCGGACTCGTAGAGGTCAAGTTTTCCGAAACGTTGCCACCAGGCATTTGTATAAAGCCTGGCCAGTCGCAAATCGAGTTTTTCCTCAGCGGCTTCAATTCGCTCAAGCCCGCGCTCGATGTCACCATCGGAACGCCAATTCCGTTGACTATCAAAAATTAAATTGCGTGCCAGCATATACTCACCAGCGGTTGACCCAAGTTTCGCAAGCTCTTCCAGTGCCTCTTCCTTGATTGATGGATCACCAAGGATATGCGAAAGTTCGATCCTGCGTTTGTTGTACTGCTCTTTGGATGATCGCCAAGATTCGTGGTCAAGGACATCACACAAATCTGAAATCAGTTCAACTCGTTTGCCGCTACTCTGCCTGCCAACCAATCTTCCTCCATCCAATTCGTTCTTCGTCGCTTTGAATCGCACGTCCAGAGAGTAGTAGTTCTCGCTATCGAAGATTGCAGCTTGTGTGCAGTGACGAACCGCCTCATCGAATCCGGACCCGATCGCACCGCGGACTCTCGCTTCAATCGGACTATCGGATGCCCGAGTCGCGATCTCTGACAAAATCTGTTGTGCGAGCACGCAGAGGCTTGCATACTCGTTGTGAACTCTCGAAAGGGGACGACGATATCGCTTGTCGGATGCCTCGCTATAAGAATCTTCGGCTTGATTCAAAGCCGCCGCTGCCTTCTCGTAGTCTTGAATCAGACCTTTCGCGGCAGAATCAAGTTTTTCGAGGTCGTCCCACTCGACGTTATTCAGCTTTCGTAGCAACGCCTCGCGACGAAAGTAGCCTTCTTGAAAAGCGAGTCTTGGATTGGCACGTGTTCCGCTGCTCGCCAATATTTCGGCGATGACATCGGCAAGATCGAGTAAGTCGTTGTCTGTTGAAGTGCGAAGCGTGCTACTTGGGCCAATTGCGTTAAGCAAGCGAAGCGCAAAGTCCACCTCGAAGTTGTACGTCTGCCAATCTCCGGTGGCGCGGACCGATTTCAAAAGCGTTTTAAGAACATCGAATTGCTCCGCCGGTCGAAATTGGGTTCGGACTACGGTCTGAGCCTCCAATTGCTGCCGGGCGCCCAACGCGTGATTTCCATACTCGTCTTCCGTCCAACGGTAGACCGGAGTCTCGTTCAACGCCTGCCTAAGCACATCAAATCCCTCTTTGCCAAGGCATCGAAGGACGAGATCGACCGGAACATCCTGCCCGAAAAAGCTTGGAATTAGAATCAAACCGTTGAGCTTCTGTACTTGCTCAGCGGCCACACCGGTAGCCGTGCGGAATTCGAGTTCTTCGGTTGCGTCGGTTTGTTCATTTTGGACACCTGCTTCGGCGAGGATAGATCCCAGCGTGCCCGTGGCAACCGGAACAGCAATCGACTGAGCTTGTAGTGATGCTTCCAGGCTGGAGTTATAAGTTTCCACCTCCGCCAGTAGGCCCAGCCGCAACCGACCACGAGATTCGGGGAGCAGTCTCCAAAGCCAAGCCCAGAAATTTGGATTCTCCAGATCGCCCGCAGAGATGTCTTCCACGATGCTACTGTCGAAACTCTTCAAATGCTCACGAAAGCGTTTCGCATCTGAGCCGGACATCATGATCGGAAACGGAATGCAGGTCGCGCCGGAAAACTCTTCATACGATGACCCGACCACCAGGACCTTCCGCCCACGCGACGCCAGATAGGCTGCCAGCGAAGAATACTGCTCGCCCATTTGGGACGCATCCCAGACCAGCAATACTGAGGTGCTCTCCAGACGATCAAGCTCGGCAGAAATTCTTTCGACCAATCCCGCGTCGATGTCTGTTTGGTTACGACCGAAATAGAGCACAGGCCATCCCCGTGAACGTGCGGAAATTGCCAAATCTGCAAGAGCGACCGACTTTCCAGAACCACTCTGCCCGGTGACGAGCACGGGCTCTTCGTTAAGCCTTTGTGCCTCCAGAGCCTCAAAAACGGTTTCCTTCAAGTCATCAAACTCTTGACGGCGAAAAGCCAATCCGGTCACGTGCGCCTGCCAGTCGGGGACACCGTGAGAACCGTAGAGGAAATCGCGAAATCGCCGGTACTTTTCATCCGTAGATGCAAAGTTATATTTCGTTTTCGCGTCGGCGTCGGTTAGCAGCGTGACACCATTGGTCAATCGCCGCCATTCGGATGCCTTGAACACATGTCTCTTCTGATTGGGGAAAGTGAACTCAACACCCTCGACCCAACTGCGGCTAGTCTTAATTAACCCATGAATTTGGTCTTTGGGCAGAGAGTCCGCGGCCTGCCCCAACGTCATTGAATGCAAGGTGATCTTGTTCATCCTTTGCAGCAAATTGATCTCTCTAACCTTGCCGGTGCGTTCGGTTGCGCCAAACAAGTGTGTCTGTCCCGAGCCCAATTTCGCGATTGCTTCTGCCAATACCTTCGTGTCTAACCAGTCGGCTTCATCCAATCCGTCGATGAAAAGCGTCCCGCGGGGTGTCACCAGCGTCGGCAGTTGCCGCAGCATCGTCGCAGCCACGCCGTCTCGCTCCAATTGCTCCATCTCATCTGTGGGTGGTTGCTCCCGCGACTCGTCACGCGTAACGCATCCAAACAACTTATACAGACTTAGCTTCACCCGGTTGCGCGGATCTGAAGGAAACGTGGTGTCGTCAAGCACCGGCGTGACCGATCGCCAATCGGCCGCCAAAGCCCGGTCAAGGACATCGTGAATGGACGATGTGAGAACACAATTCCAAGGCAGCGAAGTCAGCTTCTCCAAGTCATCTGGAACTGCAATGCGGCTACTGATGTCGTGCCAAATCGGCATGAGTGATTTTGCTTCACCGCAGTTCGCGATTAGATCGTCGTAGCTGTTAGCGGATTCTAAACCAAAGCGAGCTTGGCAGGTGCTCAAAAAGTAGTCCTCGCTGCCGTACTGTCGCAGCAAGTCCTGCCCCATCAGAAGCACTGCAGGCCCTTCTGACATACCAGCGAAGAGCTTTTCGTAGTCAAAGTCAGTCATTTGATAAACCTGTAAGGCTACCTATCGAGTAAGCCGCAGCACGTAGCGTCTAATTTCTACGCTGGCGGTATTTCTATTTTGTACGTGTTGGAGAAGCAAATCGCGTGGTTCCGGTCACTCAGCCTGTCAGTTGAAGCTGGCCCGTCACCGCTTCGGCGATCAACGACGTGCGGAACTCGTTCATGAGTGTGATTTCTTTCGACACTGCGTTCACCACCTTGTCGATCCGTACATATTCCGTTCGCAGGAATTCCGCGATCTTTTTTTGCTCATCGCTTGGAGGGACTGGAATTTCGATAGCCATCAAGCGATCTTTGGTCAACTTCGGTTGAGCCGCACCGCTAATCCACGGGTTGTAGTCGATGGCTTCGAGAAGTTCGGCTAGGAAGTAGAAGTCACCTCGCTTGGGACGCAAGATGTGCGCGTGATTATTGACCCAGTATCTGCCCGTTGCGATGATCGAAAGACGCAGATTGCGCAGGACGAGGTTTGCGCCATCTTCGGCGACAAGAATCAAATCCTCGTCGAAAATGAAATCATCAACTTTGTCGATTACACCGGATGCCCCGTAATAGTCAAATTCGCGTTTTTTCATCGCCCCACGCTCGCTTGAATTGAGCGGGATGCGGCGTGTATTGAAGTTGTCAAATTCGGATTTGAGCCTTCCAGGAAACCAACCCACAGGAATCTCGGGAATCCAGAAAATGCCAGATGGTTTCAGCTTCGGCGATGCCGATAATCCGCGTGTTACTGCCTTCATGCGAATCGCCGATCTTTCTTTCTCCAGCAGTTCGATGAGGCGGCGTTTGTTGGCGATGAAGCGGTCGATCTCGGCGAGCTTGCCGTCCAGGAACGACACGATCGCATCCTGCTCTCGCCGCGGGGGAACCGGGAAGAGCTGTTTGCCAAAATCACCAAAACGGAAGTCCGTGGACCGTTCGCGGATCCCAGTTGCAAGTGCAAGTATGTAATTCGTTCGTGCCATCTCGCGGAGTAAATAGGCATAGTAATACGGGTTTGCTTCAGAGGATCTGGGCAAGCAGACTTGATAGACAGGAGATGATTTTCCGTCCGAATCTGAAACACCAATGGCTCCTGCGAAGCCGTCCATCGCATGAATCACCAAATCGCCCACGCGGATTCCTTGATATCCGATTTCCTGCATCGCTTCGGTGAAGCCATCAGAGCGACGGTTCTTGCGCAATGTGACCTCGCCGTCACGGAACGCGGTAATGACTTTGTCTTGTTCTCGAACGGGGCGTTGAACTTTGTAGAAAAGTGATTTTCCCCTCGAGATTCCCCAATGTTCGGGAAATCCCATGAGCCAAGGGACAGCTTTCTTGCTTTGATCGGTCGTCACAACGCTCACGAGACCACCTCCGTGATCTTCTCCAGCAAACCTTCGGTCTCCTTTTCCAAAGCCTGAATATCAGTCGTGATCTCGGACAGACTCCGCAGCGGCGTGTACCGATAGAAGTGTCGCGTGAACGGGATCTCATAGCCGACTTTGGTTTGCTCGGCGTCGATCCAGGCGTCCGCGACGTGCGGACGCACTTCGCGCTCGAAAAAAGCCTCGATGCCGCCCTCCTCTAATAAAGGAATCTGCTCCGTGTCCCGAAGGGAACTATCCGGTTCATGCTCAACGATGAAAGTGGACTTGCCTTCGGTCAGCACGTGGAAACCGTAGCGTCGGCCGCGAGCTTCAGTCGATTTATCGATGCCGGCCTCATCCGAAGGAAGCAACTCTTGCAGTACTTCGTCGACCGTCTCGCCCTTCTTCAGCTTGGTGCGTTTGGCAACAACCGGCTCGGCCAGTTCATCGGTTTCGGCTAACGAGTCGCGGATGAATTTCTGCTCCGTCTTATTGGCTTTGATTTCCATCTCGCTGGCCAGTTTCCTCAGCTCGACCAACACAGCTTCCCAGTCCATGTGCGGCCCCGCACCAATCTGCTCCGCCAACTTCTCCACCAGCGGCGGCAATGCCTTGATCGACTTGCGTTTATCCGACTCGCAGGCCGCCGCGAATTGCTGCAAACGCTCGGGCGTCAAATCGGTTCGCAACCGCAGCGGACGCTCGACGGTGATCTTCCAGTACCCGAAAGCTTCGTTGTCAAAGATCTTCGACGTCTCGGACTCCTCGAAGTCCAGCAACTGCCGCGTCACCGTTTGAATATGATCCGCATTCAGCTTGCAAGTCTTGGAACCCAGGTTCTTTCGCAGCTTTTCAAATTGCTTCGTTGCATCAATCAATTGCACTTTGCCGCGACGGTTTTCGGGCTTGCGGTTGGTCAGCACCCAGATGTAGGTCGCGATGCCGGTGTTGTAGAAGATGTTCAGCGGTAACGCGACGATCGCTTCGAGCCAATCGTTCTCGATGATCCAGCGCCGAATGTTGGATTCACCCTGGCCCGCATCGCCGGTGAAGAGGCTGGAGCCGTTGTGGACCTCGGCAATGCGGCTGCCCAGCGGCGTGTTGTGCTTCATCTTGGACAGCATGTTGACCAAGAACATCAATTGTCCGTCGCTGGATCGCGTGATCATTCGATAGTCATCGTCGTCGCCGTACTCGCTCTTCAGTTCGGTCACGAACCGCGGGTCGGTCATGTCGGCTTTCTTGCCATCACACAACCGATCGAGGTCCATCTTCCAGCTCTTTCCGTACGGAGGATTGGAGAGCATGAAGTCGAACTCTTCGGCCGGGTATCCGTCCGCGCCCAGCGTCGATCCGTAAATGATGTTGGCGGCTTCTTCACCTTCGCCCTTGAGCAGCAGATCGGCTTTGCAGATCGCGTAGGTCTCTGGCTGCAATTCTTGACCGTACAAATGGATCGAAACCGCTTTGCCGTGATCCTCGGCCAGCCCGGTCAATGTTTCATCGGCAACGGTCAACATACCGCCAGTCCCGCAGGCTCCGTCGTAGACCAGGTAGGTGTTGTCTTCGATCTGGTCGGCGATCGGTTTGAAGATCAAGTTGGCCATCAACTGCACCACGTCGCGCGGCGTCCAGTGTTCCCCGGCCTCTTCGTTGTTCTCTTCGTTGAACATCCGGATCAGGTGTTCAAAGATCGTGCCCATCGTGTGGTTGTCGACGCCGGGATGCGTTTCGATGCCATCGGCGTCGGTGGCCGGTTCGGGGCCGAGGTGCATCGAGGGCGAGACAAACTTTTCGATCAGCGAGTAGAGCGCGCCGGCGTCCTGCAGTTTTTGCAACAAGTTGCGGAAGTCGAACTTGTCCAGAATCTCTTGGACGTTGGGCGAGAAGCCGTCAAGGTAGTCGATCAGGTTCAGACGCAGTTCTTGTTTCTTGCCGGTCGCCAGCAACGATTTCAGCGTGAACTGAGACGTGTTGTAAAACGGCTGGCCCGAAACGCTGCAAAGGGCACCGTATTGCTCGTTGATACCGTTATCGTCGAGCAGTTTCTTGGTCTTGCGAACTTCTTCGTCGGTCGATTCCAGGATCACATCCAGCCGACGAATGACGACCATTGGCAGGATGGCGTCGCGATACTTGCCGCGGACCAGGACATCGCGAAGCACATCGTCAGCGATGCCCCAGACGAAACTGACGAGTTTATTATGTAATGTTGGGTCCACGCGTAACGGATCCTCCTTGGTGGGTTGAAATACTGGCCCGCCGTGAATGCGAGAATGGATTGTTGTTTCGGGATTCACAGCGGTGGTCATCTTACCGGATCGTGTTTGAAGATGTGAGCAGTGGGCCATAAGAAACAGGGTGACATCTATGCCGTATGTTCTGCGAAGCCTCATCAACCGCTTTGGCTGATACGCTGCAGTGCATCGACCACGGTTGCGGCATCATCGGCCGGAAGCCGGGCCGCGACGGACGTGCTAAGCAGGTCAACGACTTGCTGGCGATGCTGGATTTCGCGTCGCTGGATCGCATGCATCGACACGGACCGATACAGCAAAAGGACGATGGCCAATAACGCGACCGCAAATGCGATCGAAACGCCCCAAACGAACATCAGCCAAAACTCAGCCGTCGCCACGGCATCGTCTTTCTCCTGACGCATATTTTCGTACTCAGTCTTCACATGCCGGGCTTCGCCAATGTCGGTCATTGAGTCATTGGTCTTGCGATAGAAGTCGTTTTCCAATTTAACGATCGACTCTTCGCGGTCGATGATCGCGGTCTCTCGCTCGAGCAATTGGGTCTCGAGGGTGTCCAGAGCAGCCTTGCGGCCGTCCAAGATTCGTTGCTTCTCTTCCATCTCAAATCCCTTGCCGCCTTCGGCTGCCGCCAGCTCTGCTTGCAAGCGATGATTCGCTTCCCGCGACTTGGTCAGCTCACTTTCGAGGCTCGCGATTCGCTGGTTCTGCTCCGTACGAGTTCGCTCCACTTCCGACAACCGACCACGGGCCTCGTCGCCGGTCGGCAACGAAGACCCACCGCAACCGGCGATGAAAACAAACAAGAACAAGACGGCAGTGATTGAGATGTTTTTCATTAACATTTCGTAACGGGTGTGAATCCGAAATCGTCCGGTTTTACTGAGCGTGTAACCGAAGTTTTATTGCCTCGGCGGCTTTTCGCTCCGCCTTCTGCGTCGCGGTGGCTTCGACCAAACGGAATTGAAGGCACCCACACATGCAACTAATCTCGGTGCATTTGACTGGGCTGTTGCGGCGGACTGTGGTTTTACAGCCTTGGCAGGTCAGGCAATCGAGCAGCTCGCGATAGGCCTTTACGACGTGCGTGAACTCTTGCCGGGTGAAGTCTTGCCATTGGTTGTGATGGACGGCAGGATTCACCATCCAGCTTTCCTGTTCCTCAATTCGTGTGACCAGATCCTTGAATTTGCTTTCGAGCTGGCTCGTTTCTTCATCCTTGTCGACATGCCCCCAGCTCTTGGACGCTTTGGCGGACTGTTTCAACAGTTTCCGAAACCGCTGACAAACCCTCGGGAACAGTTCTCCAACGGAATGAGAGCCGTCGGCGCGGTAGACAACATCCGCACCCAAATCGTCGGCAAGCTCTGACGATAGGCACTCGAGATGGTTGCGAAGCCGCCACGCTGCGAGGCCAATGTCATTCTTTTGCAAGGCCGCTTCGATCTCGTCCCATGTACCGACAGCCGTGAAAACCTGGGGACCGTGGTCGACGGTCCAGCCGCTGAACTGGATTGCCGATTTCGGCTCGATCAATTTGGCGGTCTGCATCTGCTTGAACCAGGTTCGCTCGTGTGTCGTGATGATGAATTGTGTATCGGGGAATTTGGTGCGGAGCAGTTCGCAGAGCTTCTTGCGATGCCCGTTGTCGATCGACATGACAACGTCATCCAAAATGACCAGTTTCAAGTCACCGTCGAATACGTGTTTCATGAGTGCCAGGTACAGGCAAATCCCCATCCCGTCTTGGTGTCCTTCGCTGTGAAAAGCGGCTGGCGGGTGGATGCCGTGCGTGTAAAACTTGGCCTTGATTTCGAGGCTGTTCTCCGACGTGTTGAACTCCGACTCAAAATCGCTTTCGTCGTCTTCGTTGATGAAGCGGTATGAGTGCTCAAAGTCAGCTTTTACATGGCCGTAGAGTTCGTTCAAAACCGCCTCGGACGTTTGTTGGTACGCCGCGTGAGTACGCTTTGCGAGCATTGCGACTTTCTCCGAAACCGCTGCCTTCTCCTTGGCCTGCTTGTATTCGGCTAGCTGGCGTTTGGCTTCGACCAGAAACGTTCGCGAATGGTCGGTTGCGGATTGCTCCGGGAGCTGGTTCACCTTTTCAGCGAGTGCCTCGACAGCGGCCGAGACACTGTTCAATTTCAGCGGATTACTGATCCAAGTTCGACCGGACATGATGCCGGCCTGCGTAGTCAGATCATTTGCCCAGGAAGAGACCCTTTCGTACGCCGTCTCCAATTCGAAAATTTGATCCGGCGAGGAAAGTCGTTTGGCGATCACGCCGAGACTTTGCAAGTCGCGGCCGATCGAAGTCAAGGCGAGCGACAACGTATCTGCGGCGTTCTCGATCGCATCGTTGATAGCTTTTGCTGCTTCGCACTGCGTTTGCTTCGCCATCAAGTGCTGCTTCAATTTCTCGAACTCCCATTCTTTGTCACACAGCGGGCACTGGTCGGCATCGAGAGCATCTAGCCCGAATCCGATCAACTGGTGCCGGGCCAATGCGATCGCTAGCGTCGGGGCTGCATCTAAGGTGTCGAGCTGACTGATGATCTGGCCGCAAGCCTGACCGATGCCATCGTCAGCAATGGAGTCTCGAATCGTCTGGATTTCGGCGATCGCGTTCTGCTTATTGACTTCTTGTTTTGTGACAACACTCTTGTCGGAC from Rosistilla oblonga includes the following:
- a CDS encoding ATP-binding protein: MTDFDYEKLFAGMSEGPAVLLMGQDLLRQYGSEDYFLSTCQARFGLESANSYDDLIANCGEAKSLMPIWHDISSRIAVPDDLEKLTSLPWNCVLTSSIHDVLDRALAADWRSVTPVLDDTTFPSDPRNRVKLSLYKLFGCVTRDESREQPPTDEMEQLERDGVAATMLRQLPTLVTPRGTLFIDGLDEADWLDTKVLAEAIAKLGSGQTHLFGATERTGKVREINLLQRMNKITLHSMTLGQAADSLPKDQIHGLIKTSRSWVEGVEFTFPNQKRHVFKASEWRRLTNGVTLLTDADAKTKYNFASTDEKYRRFRDFLYGSHGVPDWQAHVTGLAFRRQEFDDLKETVFEALEAQRLNEEPVLVTGQSGSGKSVALADLAISARSRGWPVLYFGRNQTDIDAGLVERISAELDRLESTSVLLVWDASQMGEQYSSLAAYLASRGRKVLVVGSSYEEFSGATCIPFPIMMSGSDAKRFREHLKSFDSSIVEDISAGDLENPNFWAWLWRLLPESRGRLRLGLLAEVETYNSSLEASLQAQSIAVPVATGTLGSILAEAGVQNEQTDATEELEFRTATGVAAEQVQKLNGLILIPSFFGQDVPVDLVLRCLGKEGFDVLRQALNETPVYRWTEDEYGNHALGARQQLEAQTVVRTQFRPAEQFDVLKTLLKSVRATGDWQTYNFEVDFALRLLNAIGPSSTLRTSTDNDLLDLADVIAEILASSGTRANPRLAFQEGYFRREALLRKLNNVEWDDLEKLDSAAKGLIQDYEKAAAALNQAEDSYSEASDKRYRRPLSRVHNEYASLCVLAQQILSEIATRASDSPIEARVRGAIGSGFDEAVRHCTQAAIFDSENYYSLDVRFKATKNELDGGRLVGRQSSGKRVELISDLCDVLDHESWRSSKEQYNKRRIELSHILGDPSIKEEALEELAKLGSTAGEYMLARNLIFDSQRNWRSDGDIERGLERIEAAEEKLDLRLARLYTNAWWQRFGKLDLYESERRSVPLSKSQWEHFAYWLNRRITFADEESLKARFFYAWALFQTGQYRESEDQFRILDRSTMAGRYRVVRLCVWGNERGEPIPCQGTIRRVSEDTDKGWVYVPALRREIIFRPTEFQSQTMLSNRPLEDFCIAFNFRGTIADPIRLVTAARKA
- a CDS encoding restriction endonuclease subunit S, which produces MSVVTTDQSKKAVPWLMGFPEHWGISRGKSLFYKVQRPVREQDKVITAFRDGEVTLRKNRRSDGFTEAMQEIGYQGIRVGDLVIHAMDGFAGAIGVSDSDGKSSPVYQVCLPRSSEANPYYYAYLLREMARTNYILALATGIRERSTDFRFGDFGKQLFPVPPRREQDAIVSFLDGKLAEIDRFIANKRRLIELLEKERSAIRMKAVTRGLSASPKLKPSGIFWIPEIPVGWFPGRLKSEFDNFNTRRIPLNSSERGAMKKREFDYYGASGVIDKVDDFIFDEDLILVAEDGANLVLRNLRLSIIATGRYWVNNHAHILRPKRGDFYFLAELLEAIDYNPWISGAAQPKLTKDRLMAIEIPVPPSDEQKKIAEFLRTEYVRIDKVVNAVSKEITLMNEFRTSLIAEAVTGQLQLTG
- a CDS encoding type I restriction-modification system subunit M translates to MDPTLHNKLVSFVWGIADDVLRDVLVRGKYRDAILPMVVIRRLDVILESTDEEVRKTKKLLDDNGINEQYGALCSVSGQPFYNTSQFTLKSLLATGKKQELRLNLIDYLDGFSPNVQEILDKFDFRNLLQKLQDAGALYSLIEKFVSPSMHLGPEPATDADGIETHPGVDNHTMGTIFEHLIRMFNEENNEEAGEHWTPRDVVQLMANLIFKPIADQIEDNTYLVYDGACGTGGMLTVADETLTGLAEDHGKAVSIHLYGQELQPETYAICKADLLLKGEGEEAANIIYGSTLGADGYPAEEFDFMLSNPPYGKSWKMDLDRLCDGKKADMTDPRFVTELKSEYGDDDDYRMITRSSDGQLMFLVNMLSKMKHNTPLGSRIAEVHNGSSLFTGDAGQGESNIRRWIIENDWLEAIVALPLNIFYNTGIATYIWVLTNRKPENRRGKVQLIDATKQFEKLRKNLGSKTCKLNADHIQTVTRQLLDFEESETSKIFDNEAFGYWKITVERPLRLRTDLTPERLQQFAAACESDKRKSIKALPPLVEKLAEQIGAGPHMDWEAVLVELRKLASEMEIKANKTEQKFIRDSLAETDELAEPVVAKRTKLKKGETVDEVLQELLPSDEAGIDKSTEARGRRYGFHVLTEGKSTFIVEHEPDSSLRDTEQIPLLEEGGIEAFFEREVRPHVADAWIDAEQTKVGYEIPFTRHFYRYTPLRSLSEITTDIQALEKETEGLLEKITEVVS
- a CDS encoding AAA family ATPase, coding for MIQIKEITIDHVRGIKHFNRELNLLSLAIQGPNGSGKSGVVDAVEFGLTGKCSRLKGLGTKALTVKEHGKHVDADIGKVTLTLHVPSQNREIVVTRTTKNPSKPKIEPNDELANAIVSEIAGHPEIALTRRQIIRFILAESKDRSKELQALLRLDKVQSTCDELRKANAQCARLSTADQQSLSDLTAKLCTHLGVPQIEDGKVLAVINHHQSTAGFSPSPDLDSFLSPASDKSVVTKQEVNKQNAIAEIQTIRDSIADDGIGQACGQIISQLDTLDAAPTLAIALARHQLIGFGLDALDADQCPLCDKEWEFEKLKQHLMAKQTQCEAAKAINDAIENAADTLSLALTSIGRDLQSLGVIAKRLSSPDQIFELETAYERVSSWANDLTTQAGIMSGRTWISNPLKLNSVSAAVEALAEKVNQLPEQSATDHSRTFLVEAKRQLAEYKQAKEKAAVSEKVAMLAKRTHAAYQQTSEAVLNELYGHVKADFEHSYRFINEDDESDFESEFNTSENSLEIKAKFYTHGIHPPAAFHSEGHQDGMGICLYLALMKHVFDGDLKLVILDDVVMSIDNGHRKKLCELLRTKFPDTQFIITTHERTWFKQMQTAKLIEPKSAIQFSGWTVDHGPQVFTAVGTWDEIEAALQKNDIGLAAWRLRNHLECLSSELADDLGADVVYRADGSHSVGELFPRVCQRFRKLLKQSAKASKSWGHVDKDEETSQLESKFKDLVTRIEEQESWMVNPAVHHNQWQDFTRQEFTHVVKAYRELLDCLTCQGCKTTVRRNSPVKCTEISCMCGCLQFRLVEATATQKAERKAAEAIKLRLHAQ